One window of Ralstonia pickettii DTP0602 genomic DNA carries:
- a CDS encoding hemolysin D (K03543: emrA; multidrug resistance protein A), with amino-acid sequence MSNNQQATGTNAPQPAPVTPNNNGKRKRMLLSLTAAVVVAGIGYGVYWGLYARHFETTDDAYVAGNVVQVTPLVGGTVVSIAADDTQLVTAGQPLIQLDRADTQVAMEQAEAQLAQAVREVRTLYVNNGSLAANVAMREADVAKARDDLRRRQAIAGSGAVSNEEISHAQSALKAAESALLAAREQLASNKVLTDQTTVEQHPNVQRAAANLRSAYLSFARSTMPAPVTGYVAKRSVQVGQRVAAGAPLMAVVPLDQVWVDANFKEVQITHMRIGQPVTLEADVYGSKVEYHGKVAGFSAGTGSAFSLLPAQNATGNWIKVVQRLPVRIALDAQQLKDHPLRVGLSMNVTVDVRREEGAAMVSAAPAKPMQTDVYDKVAQDADQLISRIIAANNGGRSTGLPTAAANAKPAHT; translated from the coding sequence ATGCTGCTGTCGCTGACCGCGGCGGTCGTGGTCGCGGGCATCGGCTACGGCGTGTACTGGGGCCTGTATGCGCGCCATTTCGAAACCACGGACGATGCCTATGTGGCCGGAAACGTGGTCCAGGTCACGCCGCTGGTGGGCGGCACGGTGGTGTCGATCGCCGCCGACGACACGCAACTGGTCACCGCCGGCCAGCCGCTGATCCAGCTAGACCGTGCCGATACGCAGGTAGCGATGGAGCAGGCCGAGGCGCAGCTGGCGCAGGCCGTGCGCGAAGTGCGCACGCTGTACGTCAACAACGGCTCGCTCGCCGCCAACGTGGCGATGCGCGAGGCCGACGTCGCCAAGGCGCGCGACGACCTGCGCCGCCGCCAGGCAATCGCCGGCTCGGGTGCCGTGTCCAATGAAGAGATCTCGCACGCGCAGTCCGCGCTCAAGGCAGCGGAATCGGCGCTGCTCGCCGCGCGCGAGCAACTGGCCTCGAACAAGGTGCTGACCGACCAGACCACGGTGGAGCAGCACCCGAACGTGCAGCGCGCCGCGGCCAACCTGCGCTCGGCCTACCTGTCGTTCGCGCGCTCGACCATGCCCGCGCCGGTGACCGGCTATGTCGCCAAGCGCTCGGTGCAGGTCGGCCAGCGCGTGGCTGCCGGTGCCCCGCTGATGGCGGTGGTGCCGCTTGACCAGGTCTGGGTCGACGCCAACTTCAAGGAAGTGCAGATCACCCATATGCGCATCGGCCAGCCGGTGACGCTGGAAGCCGACGTGTATGGCTCCAAGGTGGAGTACCACGGCAAGGTGGCCGGCTTCTCGGCCGGTACCGGCTCGGCCTTCTCGCTGCTGCCGGCGCAGAACGCGACCGGCAACTGGATCAAGGTGGTACAGCGCCTCCCGGTGCGCATCGCGCTCGACGCGCAGCAGCTCAAGGACCATCCGCTGCGCGTGGGCCTGTCGATGAACGTGACCGTCGACGTGCGCCGCGAAGAAGGCGCCGCCATGGTCAGCGCCGCGCCGGCCAAGCCGATGCAGACCGACGTCTATGACAAGGTCGCACAGGATGCCGACCAGCTGATCTCGCGCATCATCGCCGCCAACAACGGCGGACGCAGCACGGGCCTGCCCACTGCCGCCGCCAACGCCAAGCCCGCCCACACCTGA
- a CDS encoding DSBA oxidoreductase (K03446: emrB; MFS transporter, DHA2 family, multidrug resistance protein B), which translates to MANSLTAAQPGGSQAPARPAQSLPTQPQPLTGGKLVIGTIALSLATFMNVLDSSIANVSIPAISGDLGVAPNQGTWVITSFAVANAISVPLTGWLTTRFGAVRLFITSILLFVLSSWLCGVAPNLETLLAARVLQGAVAGPMIPLSQSLLLSSYPPAKSTMALALWGMTTLVAPIMGPLLGGWISDNMSWPWIFYINVPVGIITAYATWAIYKDRETPTRVLPIDRIGLALLVIWVGSMQLMLDKGKELDWFHSTEIVVLTLVAIVGFLFFLAWETYEKHPIVDISLFKGRNFSSGVVAISVAYGLFFGNLVILPLWLQTIVGYTATDAGIVMAPVGIFAILLSPLIGRNLPKMDARWVATAAFITFGIVSLMRSGFTTQVDTWTLMVPTLIQGAAMAMFFIPLTSIILSGQPAERIPAASGLSNFVRITFGGIGASISTTVWENRSALHHAQLVEQVNPYNPVYQDQLSHLMQMGMSQPQAIGVMERNITQQAAMLGANDIFWISGMLFFVLIGFVWLTRPAKGGGGSADAMAAH; encoded by the coding sequence ATGGCCAACTCCCTCACCGCTGCGCAGCCTGGCGGCAGCCAGGCGCCGGCGCGGCCGGCGCAGTCGCTGCCCACGCAGCCGCAGCCGCTGACTGGCGGCAAGCTGGTGATCGGCACCATCGCGCTGTCGCTGGCCACGTTCATGAACGTGCTGGACTCGTCGATCGCCAATGTGTCGATCCCGGCGATCTCCGGTGACCTGGGCGTGGCGCCAAACCAGGGCACCTGGGTCATCACCTCGTTCGCGGTGGCCAATGCGATCTCGGTGCCGCTGACCGGCTGGCTGACCACGCGCTTCGGCGCGGTGCGCCTGTTCATCACGTCGATCCTGCTGTTCGTGCTGTCGTCGTGGCTGTGCGGCGTCGCGCCCAACCTGGAAACGCTGCTCGCCGCGCGGGTCCTGCAGGGTGCCGTGGCCGGCCCGATGATCCCGCTGTCGCAGTCGCTGCTGCTGTCGAGCTACCCGCCCGCGAAGAGCACCATGGCGCTGGCGCTGTGGGGCATGACCACGCTGGTGGCGCCGATCATGGGCCCGCTGCTGGGCGGATGGATCTCCGACAACATGAGCTGGCCGTGGATCTTCTACATCAACGTGCCGGTGGGGATCATCACCGCCTATGCGACCTGGGCCATCTACAAGGACCGCGAAACGCCGACCAGGGTGCTGCCGATCGACCGCATCGGCCTGGCGCTGCTGGTGATCTGGGTAGGCTCGATGCAGCTGATGCTCGACAAGGGCAAGGAGTTGGACTGGTTCCACTCGACCGAGATCGTGGTGCTGACGCTGGTGGCGATCGTCGGTTTCCTGTTCTTCCTCGCCTGGGAAACCTATGAGAAGCACCCGATCGTCGACATCAGCCTGTTCAAGGGCCGCAACTTCAGTTCGGGCGTGGTGGCGATCTCGGTCGCGTACGGGCTGTTCTTCGGCAACCTCGTGATCCTGCCGCTGTGGCTACAGACCATCGTCGGCTACACCGCGACCGATGCGGGCATCGTGATGGCGCCGGTCGGCATCTTCGCCATCCTGCTGTCGCCGCTGATCGGGCGCAACCTGCCGAAGATGGATGCGCGCTGGGTCGCCACCGCGGCGTTCATCACCTTCGGCATCGTCAGCCTGATGCGTTCGGGCTTCACCACCCAGGTGGATACCTGGACGCTGATGGTGCCGACGCTGATCCAGGGCGCGGCCATGGCGATGTTCTTTATCCCGCTGACGTCGATCATCCTGTCGGGCCAGCCGGCCGAGAGGATCCCGGCGGCGTCGGGACTGTCGAACTTCGTGCGGATCACGTTTGGCGGCATCGGCGCCTCGATCTCGACCACGGTGTGGGAGAACCGCTCTGCCCTGCACCATGCGCAACTGGTGGAGCAGGTCAACCCCTACAACCCGGTCTACCAGGACCAGCTCAGCCATCTAATGCAGATGGGCATGAGCCAGCCCCAGGCCATCGGCGTAATGGAGCGCAATATCACCCAGCAGGCGGCCATGCTCGGCGCAAACGATATCTTCTGGATCTCGGGAATGCTGTTCTTCGTGCTGATCGGCTTTGTCTGGCTGACGCGGCCTGCCAAGGGCGGTGGCGGGTCGGCGGACGCGATGGCGGCGCACTGA
- a CDS encoding ribosome maturation protein RimP (K09748: rimP; ribosome maturation factor RimP) — MHLADLIETTLNGMGYELVELERAPAGLLRVYIDQPETGIAIEDCEKVSRQLTHVFTVENVDYERLEVSSPGLDRPLKKLADYGRFVGAEARITLRLPVNGQKNFTGILQAPTGEAGAEKVGLEFEGKDGPALLEFAVSDVDKARLVPVFDFKGNQRKGNKQ; from the coding sequence GTGCATCTGGCAGATTTGATCGAAACCACCCTTAACGGCATGGGATATGAGCTTGTTGAGCTCGAGCGTGCCCCCGCCGGACTTCTGCGTGTCTACATCGATCAGCCTGAAACCGGCATTGCCATCGAGGATTGTGAAAAGGTGAGCCGCCAGCTCACCCACGTGTTTACGGTCGAGAATGTCGACTATGAACGCCTCGAGGTCTCGTCGCCCGGACTGGACCGGCCGCTGAAGAAGCTGGCCGATTACGGCCGCTTTGTCGGCGCAGAGGCGCGCATCACGCTGCGCCTGCCGGTCAACGGGCAAAAGAACTTTACAGGGATCCTGCAGGCGCCCACCGGGGAGGCGGGCGCGGAGAAGGTCGGCCTGGAGTTCGAGGGCAAGGATGGCCCGGCGCTGCTGGAATTTGCCGTATCCGATGTCGACAAGGCACGCCTGGTGCCGGTATTCGACTTCAAAGGAAATCAAAGAAAAGGGAACAAGCAATGA
- a CDS encoding translation initiation factor IF-2 (K02519: infB, MTIF2; translation initiation factor IF-2): protein MASTTVAQLAAELSRSAAALLEQLQAAGVGKAAPEDVITESDKTRLLDYLKRSHGQADDSARKKITLTKRETSEIRQSDSTGKTRTVQVEVRKKRVLIKRDEAQPDAHADAAEAQAPVVDAAEQARREEEERRQSELLARQEADAKAAREAAEREEAERRAQQEALEAEQRRQAELAAKKVEEEAAASRAVTEAAEDSSRKKAEDEKARVAAERAEAQKAADDAKAAADKARAEQEIASRKRREAAEAEARAIQQMLNAPARVLKAPSERKAEEKKAEQTGTLHKPVKPVSATAAEAKPGDKKPAATTTTTTADKKGKVVKAGTSSTWQDEGSRKKGSGLKTRGDSSGGVGGWRGGPRGRGGRQQHDDSRSSFQAPTEPVVREVHVPETVSVADLAHKMAVKASEVIKQMMKLGQMVTINQVLDQETAMIVVEEMGHKAFAAKLDDPEALLVVDGEDHTDAELLPRPPVVTVMGHVDHGKTSLLDYIRRTKVAAGEAGGITQHIGAYHVETERGVITFLDTPGHEAFTAMRARGAKATDIVILVVAADDGVMPQTKEAIAHAKAAGVPIVVAINKMDKPEANPDRVKQELVAEQVLPEEYGGDSPFVPVSAKAGTGIDDLLEQVLLQAEVLELTAPVDAPAKGLVVEAQLDKGKGPIATILVSSGTLKRGDVVLAGSAYGRVRAMLDENGKPTKEAGPSIPVEIQGLSEVPAAGEEVLVLPDERKAREIALFRQGKFRDVKLAKQQAAKLENMLEQMAEGEVQSLPLIVKADVQGSQEALVQSLQKLSTDEVRVQIVHGGVGGISESDVNLAAASKAVIIGFNVRADAGARKLAEHNGIDIRYYNIIYDAVDEIKAAMSGMLAPEKRETTIGQVEVRQVFRVPKIGAVAGCMVTDGLVKRNSLVRVLRNNVVIHDGELDSLKRFKDDVKEVKQGFECGLSIKNFNDVQEGDQLEVYEITEVARTL from the coding sequence ATGGCAAGCACAACAGTTGCCCAACTGGCCGCAGAACTGAGTCGCAGCGCAGCTGCCCTGCTGGAACAATTGCAGGCGGCTGGGGTGGGCAAAGCTGCGCCAGAAGACGTCATCACGGAATCGGATAAGACCAGGCTGCTGGACTATCTGAAGCGTTCGCACGGCCAGGCCGATGACAGCGCCCGCAAGAAGATCACACTGACAAAGCGCGAAACCTCCGAGATCCGTCAATCGGACTCCACCGGCAAGACCCGTACGGTCCAGGTGGAAGTACGCAAGAAGCGCGTGCTGATCAAGCGCGACGAGGCCCAGCCCGACGCACACGCTGACGCAGCCGAGGCCCAGGCCCCGGTCGTCGACGCCGCCGAGCAGGCACGCCGCGAAGAGGAAGAACGCCGCCAGTCCGAACTGCTGGCGCGCCAGGAAGCCGATGCCAAGGCCGCCCGCGAGGCAGCCGAGCGCGAGGAAGCCGAGCGCCGCGCCCAGCAGGAAGCCCTGGAAGCGGAGCAGCGCCGCCAGGCCGAACTCGCCGCCAAGAAGGTGGAGGAAGAGGCTGCCGCGTCGCGCGCCGTGACCGAGGCCGCGGAAGACTCCTCGCGCAAGAAAGCCGAGGACGAGAAGGCCCGAGTCGCCGCCGAACGCGCCGAGGCGCAGAAGGCCGCCGACGACGCCAAGGCCGCCGCCGACAAGGCTCGCGCCGAGCAGGAAATCGCCTCGCGCAAGCGTCGCGAGGCAGCAGAAGCCGAAGCCCGCGCCATCCAGCAGATGCTGAATGCGCCGGCACGCGTGCTGAAGGCGCCGTCCGAGCGCAAGGCCGAGGAAAAGAAGGCCGAGCAGACCGGCACGCTGCACAAGCCGGTCAAGCCGGTTTCCGCGACCGCTGCCGAAGCCAAGCCGGGCGACAAGAAGCCGGCTGCCACGACCACCACCACCACCGCCGACAAGAAGGGCAAGGTCGTCAAGGCCGGCACTTCGTCGACCTGGCAGGACGAAGGCTCGCGCAAGAAGGGCAGCGGCCTGAAGACGCGCGGCGATTCGTCGGGCGGCGTGGGCGGCTGGCGCGGTGGCCCGCGTGGCCGCGGCGGCAGGCAGCAACACGACGACAGCCGCAGCAGCTTCCAGGCGCCGACCGAGCCGGTGGTGCGTGAAGTGCATGTGCCTGAAACCGTCTCCGTGGCCGATCTCGCGCACAAGATGGCGGTGAAGGCGTCCGAGGTCATCAAGCAGATGATGAAGCTCGGCCAGATGGTGACCATCAACCAGGTGCTGGACCAGGAAACCGCCATGATCGTGGTGGAAGAAATGGGCCACAAGGCGTTCGCCGCCAAGCTGGACGATCCGGAAGCGCTGCTGGTGGTGGATGGCGAAGACCACACCGACGCCGAGCTGCTGCCGCGTCCGCCGGTGGTGACCGTGATGGGTCACGTCGACCACGGCAAGACCTCGCTGCTGGACTACATCCGTCGCACCAAGGTTGCCGCGGGCGAAGCCGGCGGCATTACGCAGCATATCGGTGCCTACCATGTGGAAACCGAACGCGGCGTGATCACCTTCCTGGACACCCCGGGTCACGAGGCCTTCACGGCCATGCGTGCCCGCGGCGCCAAGGCTACCGACATCGTGATCCTGGTGGTCGCGGCCGACGACGGCGTGATGCCGCAGACCAAGGAAGCGATTGCGCACGCCAAGGCTGCCGGCGTGCCCATCGTGGTGGCGATCAACAAGATGGACAAGCCCGAAGCCAACCCGGACCGCGTCAAGCAGGAACTGGTGGCCGAGCAGGTCCTGCCGGAAGAATACGGCGGCGACTCGCCGTTCGTGCCGGTGTCGGCCAAGGCCGGTACGGGTATCGACGACCTGCTGGAGCAGGTGCTGCTGCAGGCCGAAGTGCTGGAACTGACCGCTCCGGTCGATGCTCCGGCCAAGGGCCTGGTGGTGGAAGCCCAGCTCGACAAGGGCAAGGGCCCGATCGCGACCATCCTGGTCAGCAGCGGCACGCTCAAGCGTGGCGATGTGGTCCTGGCTGGCAGCGCCTACGGCCGTGTGCGTGCGATGCTGGACGAGAACGGCAAGCCGACCAAGGAAGCCGGCCCGTCGATCCCGGTGGAAATCCAGGGTCTGTCGGAAGTGCCTGCCGCCGGTGAAGAAGTGCTGGTGCTGCCGGACGAGCGCAAGGCGCGCGAAATCGCGCTGTTCCGCCAGGGCAAGTTCCGCGACGTGAAGCTGGCCAAGCAACAGGCCGCCAAGCTGGAGAACATGCTCGAACAGATGGCCGAAGGCGAAGTGCAGTCGCTGCCGCTGATCGTCAAGGCCGACGTGCAGGGTTCGCAGGAAGCGCTGGTGCAGTCGCTGCAGAAGCTGTCGACCGACGAAGTGCGCGTGCAGATCGTGCACGGTGGCGTGGGTGGCATCTCCGAGTCCGACGTCAACCTGGCGGCGGCTTCGAAGGCGGTCATCATCGGCTTCAACGTGCGTGCCGACGCCGGTGCGCGCAAGCTGGCCGAGCACAACGGCATCGATATCCGCTACTACAACATCATTTACGATGCGGTAGACGAGATCAAGGCGGCGATGTCGGGCATGCTGGCGCCCGAGAAGCGCGAAACCACGATCGGCCAGGTGGAAGTCCGCCAGGTGTTCCGCGTGCCGAAGATCGGCGCGGTGGCCGGCTGTATGGTTACCGACGGCCTGGTCAAGCGCAACTCGCTGGTGCGCGTGCTGCGCAACAACGTGGTCATCCACGACGGCGAGCTGGATTCGCTGAAGCGCTTCAAGGACGACGTCAAGGAAGTCAAGCAAGGCTTCGAGTGCGGTCTGTCCATCAAGAACTTCAACGATGTTCAGGAAGGCGACCAGCTCGAAGTGTACGAAATCACCGAGGTGGCGCGTACGCTGTAA
- a CDS encoding ribosome-binding factor A (K02834: rbfA; ribosome-binding factor A), translated as MAKKGSISSRNLRISDQIQKDLAEMIQRELRDPRLGLVTLQSVALTPDYAHAKVYFTVLGAEAATAEAILNEKAGFLHSLLYKRLHIHTVPTLRFLHDTSVEHAIEMSKLINEANATRSKDD; from the coding sequence ATGGCCAAGAAAGGCAGCATCTCCTCCCGCAATCTCCGCATCTCCGACCAGATCCAGAAGGACCTGGCCGAGATGATCCAGCGCGAACTGCGCGACCCGCGCCTCGGCCTGGTCACGCTGCAATCGGTTGCGCTGACGCCCGACTACGCGCACGCCAAGGTGTATTTCACCGTGCTGGGCGCCGAGGCGGCAACGGCCGAAGCCATCCTCAACGAGAAGGCCGGCTTCCTGCATTCGCTGCTGTACAAGCGCCTGCACATCCATACGGTGCCGACGCTGCGCTTCCTGCACGACACTTCGGTCGAACACGCGATCGAGATGTCCAAGCTGATCAACGAAGCGAACGCCACGCGTTCGAAAGACGACTGA
- the truB gene encoding tRNA pseudouridine synthase B (catalyzes isomerization of specific uridines in RNA to pseudouridine; responsible for residues in T loops of many tRNAs~K03177: truB, PUS4, TRUB1; tRNA pseudouridine55 synthase [EC:5.4.99.25]), translating into MTDSNANRPPRLPRREVHGVLLLDKPLGLSSNDALVRAKRLLRAAKAGHTGTLDPLATGLLPLCFGEATKFSQDLLEADKTYDAVVRLGARSSTGDAEGELLDVREVTCDRAAVEQALQRFLGEIDQVPPMHSALKKDGRPLYEYARAGQTVERAARRVTIRSIALLDCALPEAPAFTMRVTCSKGTYIRTLAEDIGEALGCGAHLTGLRRIAVGDLTLDGAVTLEQIEQQDDAQRPAMLAPVDALLQKCVPVHLDEAAAGRFLQGQRIARRDLPAGTELDEEALVRVYAGEPARLLGVARMREGALRPERLVKL; encoded by the coding sequence ATGACCGATTCCAACGCCAACCGTCCGCCGCGCCTGCCGCGCCGCGAGGTGCATGGTGTGCTCTTGCTCGACAAGCCGCTAGGCCTGTCGTCCAACGATGCGCTGGTGCGCGCCAAGCGCCTGCTGCGCGCGGCCAAGGCCGGGCATACCGGCACGCTCGATCCGCTTGCCACCGGCCTGCTGCCGCTGTGCTTCGGCGAGGCCACCAAGTTCTCGCAGGACCTGCTGGAAGCGGACAAGACCTATGACGCCGTGGTGCGGCTGGGCGCGCGTTCCAGTACCGGCGACGCCGAAGGCGAACTGCTCGATGTGCGCGAGGTCACCTGCGACCGCGCCGCGGTGGAGCAGGCGCTGCAGCGATTCCTCGGCGAGATCGACCAGGTGCCGCCGATGCATTCGGCGCTGAAGAAGGACGGCCGCCCGCTGTACGAATACGCGCGCGCCGGCCAGACCGTGGAGCGCGCGGCGCGCCGGGTCACTATCCGCTCGATCGCACTGCTCGACTGCGCCTTGCCGGAGGCGCCCGCGTTCACCATGCGCGTGACCTGCAGCAAGGGCACCTATATCCGCACGCTGGCCGAGGATATCGGCGAGGCGCTGGGCTGCGGCGCACACCTGACGGGGCTGCGCCGGATCGCCGTAGGTGACCTGACGCTGGACGGCGCAGTCACGCTGGAACAGATCGAACAGCAGGACGACGCGCAGCGCCCGGCCATGCTGGCGCCGGTGGATGCCTTGCTGCAGAAGTGTGTGCCGGTGCATCTGGACGAAGCGGCGGCGGGGCGTTTCCTGCAAGGCCAGCGCATCGCGCGCCGTGACCTGCCGGCCGGCACCGAGTTGGACGAGGAAGCGCTGGTGCGCGTGTATGCCGGCGAGCCCGCGCGGCTGCTGGGCGTGGCGCGCATGCGTGAGGGCGCATTGCGGCCTGAGCGACTGGTAAAGCTATAG
- the nusA gene encoding peptidase M54 (modifies transcription through interactions with RNA polymerase affecting elongation, readthrough, termination, and antitermination~K02600: nusA; N utilization substance protein A), with product MSREVLLLVDALAREKNVDKDVVFGALEAALASATKKRFEEDVDIRVAIDRESGEHETFRRWLVVPDDQGLQEPDKQILLFEARDENPSIELDDYIEQQIESVEFGRIGAQAAKQVILQRIRDAEREQILNDYLDRGEKIMTGTVKRADKKGLIVESGRVEALLARDQIIPKENLRTGDRVRAYILNVDRAARGPQIELSRTAPEFLIKLFENEVPEMEQGLLEIKAAARDPGVRAKIAVVAHDKRIDPIGTCVGVRGTRVTAVRNEIGGEAVDIVLWSEDPAQFVIGALAPAQVQSIVVDEEKHSMDVVVDEENLAVSIGRSGQNVRLASELTGWQINIMTQEESAQKQAEESDVVRKLFMAKLDVDEEVADILIEEGFSTLEEVAYVPISEMMEIEAFDEDTVNELRNRSRDALLTMELAREEKVEEVSQDLRSLDGLNPELIGKLAEGNIHTRDDLAELAVDELVEMTGVNDEEAKALIMKAREHWFN from the coding sequence ATGAGCCGCGAAGTTCTGTTGCTCGTCGATGCGCTTGCGCGTGAGAAGAACGTCGACAAGGATGTGGTATTCGGTGCCCTGGAGGCGGCGCTCGCCTCGGCCACCAAGAAGCGTTTCGAAGAAGACGTGGATATCCGGGTCGCGATCGATCGCGAGTCGGGCGAGCATGAAACCTTCCGCCGCTGGCTGGTCGTTCCCGATGATCAGGGTCTGCAGGAGCCGGACAAGCAGATCCTGCTGTTCGAAGCCCGCGATGAGAACCCCAGCATCGAGCTGGACGACTATATCGAGCAGCAGATCGAGTCGGTCGAGTTCGGCCGCATCGGCGCGCAGGCTGCCAAGCAGGTGATCCTGCAGCGCATCCGCGACGCCGAGCGCGAGCAGATCCTGAACGACTACCTGGATCGCGGCGAAAAGATCATGACCGGCACGGTCAAGCGTGCCGACAAGAAGGGGCTGATCGTCGAGTCCGGCCGCGTGGAAGCGCTGCTGGCCCGCGACCAGATCATCCCGAAGGAAAACCTGCGCACCGGCGACCGCGTGCGTGCCTACATCCTGAATGTGGACCGCGCAGCGCGCGGGCCGCAGATCGAGCTGTCGCGCACCGCACCCGAGTTCCTGATCAAGCTCTTCGAGAACGAAGTGCCGGAGATGGAACAAGGCCTGCTGGAGATCAAGGCCGCTGCCCGCGATCCGGGCGTGCGCGCCAAAATCGCGGTGGTGGCGCACGACAAGCGCATCGACCCGATCGGCACCTGCGTCGGCGTGCGCGGCACCCGCGTCACGGCGGTGCGCAACGAGATCGGCGGCGAGGCCGTGGACATCGTGCTGTGGTCGGAAGACCCGGCGCAGTTCGTGATCGGCGCGCTGGCACCTGCACAGGTGCAGTCGATCGTGGTCGATGAAGAGAAGCACAGCATGGACGTGGTGGTCGACGAGGAAAACCTCGCCGTCTCGATCGGCCGCAGCGGTCAGAACGTACGCCTGGCGTCCGAGCTGACCGGCTGGCAGATCAACATCATGACCCAGGAAGAATCGGCGCAGAAGCAGGCCGAAGAGAGCGATGTCGTACGCAAGCTGTTCATGGCCAAGCTGGACGTGGACGAGGAAGTTGCCGACATCCTGATCGAGGAAGGCTTCTCCACGCTGGAAGAAGTGGCCTATGTCCCCATCAGTGAAATGATGGAGATCGAGGCCTTTGACGAAGACACCGTCAACGAGCTGCGCAATCGCTCGCGTGATGCGCTCCTGACGATGGAACTGGCCCGGGAAGAAAAGGTGGAAGAGGTGTCGCAGGACTTGCGCTCGCTCGACGGCCTGAACCCGGAACTGATCGGCAAGCTGGCCGAAGGCAATATCCATACGCGTGACGACCTGGCCGAACTGGCCGTGGATGAGCTGGTCGAGATGACCGGTGTCAACGATGAAGAAGCCAAGGCGCTGATCATGAAAGCACGGGAACATTGGTTTAACTGA